The Alteromonas stellipolaris genome includes a region encoding these proteins:
- a CDS encoding DUF1365 domain-containing protein, with product MDSAIYEGKVYHERFSPTQHKFDYHIYLFWIKLSEVDALPAVLKHFSVDAKARVRFKREDYLGDSNTPLDQSVLEKMNSLSEDTLSGDVYMLGQLRMWGMYFSPVNFYYLKGKDNAFTHVLAEVSNTPWNERHYYLVDLALQADTPKAFHVSPFNPMDMTYKWRITQPSQRLALVMDCVRGDKEFSAGINLTRLSLDNANLSRVMKRIPSMTIKTMIGIYWQALKLLIKRTPLYDHPKKSQE from the coding sequence ATGGATAGTGCTATTTATGAAGGAAAGGTGTATCACGAGCGCTTTTCACCTACCCAACATAAGTTCGACTATCATATCTATTTGTTCTGGATAAAGTTAAGCGAAGTTGATGCCTTGCCAGCTGTACTTAAACACTTTTCGGTTGATGCTAAAGCAAGAGTGCGCTTTAAACGTGAAGACTACTTAGGTGATAGCAACACGCCATTAGACCAAAGCGTACTAGAAAAAATGAACAGTTTAAGTGAGGATACCTTAAGCGGTGATGTATACATGCTTGGGCAGCTTCGTATGTGGGGAATGTATTTCAGCCCTGTTAATTTTTATTACTTAAAGGGCAAAGACAATGCCTTTACCCATGTATTGGCAGAAGTCAGTAATACCCCTTGGAATGAGCGGCATTATTATTTGGTCGATTTAGCATTGCAAGCAGATACACCAAAAGCGTTTCATGTATCGCCGTTTAATCCAATGGACATGACGTACAAATGGCGAATAACGCAACCTAGCCAACGCCTCGCATTGGTGATGGACTGTGTTCGAGGCGACAAAGAATTCAGTGCAGGAATTAATTTAACACGGCTTTCATTAGATAATGCGAATCTAAGTCGGGTTATGAAACGTATACCTAGTATGACCATTAAAACAATGATTGGCATATATTGGCAGGCGTTAAAGTTACTCATAAAACGAACGCCACTTTATGACCACCCTAAGAAAAGTCAGGAATAA
- a CDS encoding SAM-dependent methyltransferase — protein MSSGESVFSTPSEASLLDKVCRRAFLKCLEKLPHGSLTIMENGSTIASLGNPNDDLHATINFKDVKAYRQLLLGGSVGAGEAYMDGLWESDNVTAVVQIFARNLSTLDAWENKFKWISMPILKIQHFARRNTQDQAKKNIEAHYDLGNKLYTRFLDNTMMYSSAIYPDVNASLEEAQNHKLKTICDKLQLTESDHLLEIGTGWGGLAVYAAKHYGCNVTTTTISEEQYAWAEQWIERAQVSDKVTLLKRDYRLLEGKYDKLVSIEMIEAVGKDYLGNFFEKCSSLLKDDGLMLLQSITIDDRRYESYASSVDFIQKYIFPGGFLPSQYQLNAHLKRYSDMMIRDLHDIGLDYAQTLNHWYEAFISAKEALLNDGYDERFMRMWIYYLKYCEGGFLERTISTVQLVISKPHHREALQR, from the coding sequence ATGTCTTCCGGTGAATCTGTATTTAGTACCCCTTCAGAAGCGTCTCTTCTAGACAAGGTTTGTAGGCGCGCATTTTTAAAGTGTTTAGAGAAACTTCCACATGGCTCACTTACCATTATGGAAAATGGTAGCACGATTGCCTCATTGGGTAACCCCAACGACGATTTGCACGCAACTATTAACTTCAAAGACGTAAAAGCGTATCGCCAGCTATTGTTGGGCGGCAGCGTGGGAGCGGGCGAAGCCTATATGGATGGCCTGTGGGAAAGCGATAATGTTACGGCAGTGGTGCAAATTTTTGCGCGTAATCTATCGACCCTTGATGCATGGGAGAATAAGTTTAAATGGATTTCCATGCCTATTTTGAAAATTCAGCACTTTGCCCGCCGCAACACACAAGATCAAGCCAAGAAAAATATTGAAGCCCATTACGATTTAGGTAATAAGCTTTACACTCGCTTTCTTGATAACACCATGATGTATTCATCGGCAATTTATCCTGACGTTAATGCCAGTTTGGAAGAGGCACAAAATCACAAACTTAAAACAATTTGTGACAAGCTTCAGTTAACCGAAAGCGACCATCTTTTAGAAATTGGTACTGGTTGGGGTGGTTTGGCGGTGTATGCTGCCAAGCATTATGGTTGTAATGTGACCACCACAACTATCTCTGAAGAGCAATATGCTTGGGCAGAGCAGTGGATTGAGCGCGCACAGGTGTCTGACAAAGTCACTTTGCTGAAAAGAGACTATCGCCTGTTAGAAGGTAAATACGACAAGCTGGTTTCAATAGAAATGATTGAAGCTGTAGGAAAAGATTACTTAGGTAACTTTTTTGAGAAGTGTTCATCGTTGTTGAAAGACGATGGGCTAATGTTGCTACAATCCATCACCATTGATGATAGACGTTACGAAAGTTACGCCAGCAGTGTGGACTTCATTCAAAAATACATCTTCCCGGGTGGATTTTTGCCCTCACAATATCAGTTAAACGCGCATTTAAAGCGCTATAGCGACATGATGATTAGAGATTTACATGATATCGGCTTAGATTACGCCCAAACACTAAATCATTGGTACGAGGCTTTTATTAGCGCCAAAGAAGCGTTACTAAACGACGGTTACGATGAACGTTTCATGCGGATGTGGATTTACTATTTAAAATACTGCGAAGGCGGTTTTCTAGAAAGAACCATTAGCACTGTGCAATTAGTAATATCTAAGCCACATCACAGAGAGGCACTCCAACGCTAG
- a CDS encoding flagellar motor protein MotB, whose amino-acid sequence MAEEECPKCPPEGLPAWMGTFADLMSLLMCFFVLLLSFSEMDVLKFKQIAGSMKFAFGVQNKIEVKDIPKGTSVIAMEFRPGRPDPSPIDTIQQQTIEMTQQMLEFQAGDEDSSGGRQKQRGEQRGGQSQQTATDQSSSESQSSDQTQTAELMKKVAQQLQKQILDGAVELESLGQQLTIRIRENGSFSAGSAFLQPQFQPILRKIGVLLADVPGEIEISGHSDGQHIANELYRSNWDLSSQRAVAVAEAMRTAPGFDESRMSVVGKADTDPMVEDATTPADRARNRRVEININQGKPMTSQPISVVDE is encoded by the coding sequence ATGGCTGAAGAAGAGTGCCCAAAATGTCCTCCCGAGGGGCTTCCTGCATGGATGGGGACCTTCGCGGATTTAATGTCGTTGCTCATGTGCTTTTTTGTACTGCTGCTCTCATTTTCAGAAATGGATGTTCTGAAGTTTAAGCAAATAGCGGGCTCTATGAAGTTTGCTTTTGGTGTACAAAACAAAATTGAAGTGAAAGACATCCCTAAAGGCACCAGTGTTATTGCGATGGAATTTAGACCTGGTCGTCCAGACCCGTCGCCTATCGACACTATTCAGCAACAAACCATTGAAATGACTCAGCAGATGCTAGAGTTTCAAGCGGGTGATGAAGACTCTTCAGGCGGTAGGCAGAAGCAAAGAGGTGAGCAGCGCGGTGGTCAGTCGCAGCAAACGGCTACCGATCAGTCTTCCTCTGAGTCGCAAAGTTCAGATCAAACTCAAACTGCTGAGTTAATGAAAAAAGTGGCGCAGCAGTTACAAAAGCAAATTCTCGATGGCGCAGTAGAATTAGAGTCTTTAGGTCAGCAACTGACTATTCGCATTAGAGAGAACGGTTCGTTTTCAGCCGGTTCTGCATTTCTACAACCTCAGTTCCAGCCTATCTTACGCAAAATTGGGGTGCTGTTAGCTGATGTGCCAGGGGAAATAGAAATATCAGGGCATAGTGACGGACAACACATTGCTAACGAGCTATATCGTTCCAACTGGGATTTATCGTCTCAGCGTGCGGTAGCCGTAGCCGAAGCTATGCGAACAGCCCCAGGGTTCGATGAAAGCAGAATGTCGGTAGTAGGGAAGGCCGATACCGACCCCATGGTAGAAGATGCTACAACGCCGGCTGATAGAGCGCGAAATAGACGGGTAGAGATCAATATTAATCAAGGTAAACCTATGACCTCTCAACCTATTTCCGTGGTTGATGAATAA
- the pomA gene encoding flagellar motor protein PomA, translated as MDLATVIGMLGAIGFVVMAMVMGGSIAMFINVPSILIVFGGTLFVILSQYTLGQFFGAGKIAGKAFMFKIDTPEDLIEKIVEMADAARKGGFLALEEAEIDNPFMQKGVDMLVDGHDIEVVRETLAKDISMTTERHEFGATIFKGMGDIAPAMGMIGTLIGLVAMLSNMDDPKSIGPAMAVALLTTLYGAFLANIICLPMAVKLGNRAQEEKLNQMLVLDGIVGIADGQNPRVIEGILKNYLAASKRGTGAEDE; from the coding sequence GTGGATTTAGCAACCGTCATAGGTATGTTGGGCGCCATCGGCTTTGTAGTAATGGCCATGGTTATGGGTGGCAGTATTGCCATGTTCATCAACGTACCATCTATCTTGATTGTATTTGGTGGCACCCTTTTCGTTATTTTATCCCAATACACTTTAGGGCAGTTCTTTGGTGCAGGTAAAATTGCAGGCAAAGCATTCATGTTCAAAATTGATACGCCTGAAGACTTAATTGAAAAAATTGTTGAGATGGCAGATGCAGCACGTAAAGGCGGATTTCTTGCATTGGAAGAAGCTGAAATTGACAATCCGTTTATGCAAAAAGGTGTAGACATGTTGGTTGATGGTCACGACATAGAAGTGGTCAGAGAAACCTTAGCGAAAGATATTTCGATGACTACCGAGCGACACGAGTTTGGTGCCACCATATTTAAAGGTATGGGTGATATTGCACCAGCAATGGGAATGATTGGAACCCTGATTGGTCTGGTGGCCATGCTTTCTAACATGGATGATCCTAAATCGATTGGACCAGCGATGGCGGTAGCACTATTAACTACCTTGTATGGTGCATTCCTTGCCAACATTATCTGCCTACCCATGGCAGTAAAACTCGGTAACCGCGCACAAGAAGAAAAGCTTAACCAAATGCTAGTACTCGATGGCATTGTGGGTATTGCTGATGGGCAAAACCCGCGTGTTATCGAAGGCATATTGAAAAACTATTTAGCGGCAAGTAAACGCGGTACGGGCGCTGAGGACGAATAA